In Candidatus Defluviibacterium haderslevense, the following are encoded in one genomic region:
- a CDS encoding helix-turn-helix domain-containing protein yields MMSSETYTLINPQTGNLAFKVFSFNNNSHFDHIQRLNYYSLIWIRNGKGTAKADFSEYDFVQNTLFAFSPYQPFMFQADEQIHGIVINFHPDFFCIHKHHQEVACNGVLFNNIYNPPFVTVEENANSTFKMLLEQITVEMQNPALAQYELLVSYLKIFLITASRLKAEQQTEIQINPAENKEPFILQNLKNYIETHFKTKHSASDYADLLNISAKALAKLTKTHFNKTLTDLISERIIIEAKRELYLTNKAVKEIANELGYIDEYYFSRFFKNNADISPQAYRDTVGFGRAMV; encoded by the coding sequence ATGATGAGTTCAGAGACCTATACTTTGATTAATCCTCAAACAGGAAATTTAGCCTTTAAAGTTTTTTCGTTCAACAACAACAGCCATTTCGATCACATTCAGCGACTGAATTATTACTCATTGATTTGGATAAGAAATGGGAAAGGAACAGCAAAGGCAGATTTTTCTGAATACGATTTTGTTCAAAATACTTTATTCGCATTTTCGCCCTATCAGCCTTTTATGTTCCAAGCAGATGAGCAAATACATGGAATTGTCATAAATTTTCATCCCGATTTTTTTTGCATACACAAGCATCATCAAGAGGTAGCTTGTAATGGTGTGTTGTTTAATAATATATACAATCCACCATTTGTTACTGTTGAAGAAAATGCAAACAGTACTTTTAAGATGTTGTTAGAACAAATAACAGTTGAAATGCAAAATCCTGCATTGGCTCAATATGAATTATTGGTTTCATATTTAAAAATATTTTTAATCACTGCATCCCGACTGAAAGCAGAACAACAAACAGAAATTCAAATTAATCCTGCAGAAAACAAAGAACCTTTTATTCTTCAAAACCTTAAAAATTATATTGAAACTCATTTCAAGACCAAGCATTCAGCTAGTGATTATGCCGACTTGTTGAATATATCTGCAAAGGCTTTAGCAAAACTTACTAAAACACATTTTAATAAAACACTAACCGATTTAATTTCCGAAAGAATAATTATTGAAGCCAAAAGAGAATTGTATTTAACCAACAAAGCAGTAAAAGAAATTGCCAATGAGTTGGGCTACATAGACGAATATTATTTTAGTAGATTTTTTAAAAACAATGCCGACATTTCACCACAAGCATACAGAGATACAGTTGGCTTTGGAAGAGCAATGGTGTAA
- a CDS encoding CHAT domain-containing protein, which produces MKTNIILLFVIMCLINSANGQNIDSIAMNQVDSLIKLCKVYRDKQDGKSAFETIVLAESIALDKFGKNSKEYGACCNNHAVVLELFSKDIDETIRWYKLAISIREVALGKSHIDYCISLVNLGTVYGKMNNFTLAEPLIIEAKNNLELSNNKDHKLYTFCLNNLGIINMENRKYDVAERYYLEAKDIREKLSGKLTVEYCGNLINLAKLYFNMAYYEKAEPLLLEAIQIFKVNIKTLNHPFYSNSLTQLSLMYNKLGKFNKAEQLFLENLSLIEKNIGVDNEKYAANLNNMAMLHMDLGNYEKSEKYFLEAKAIKQKIVGITTVNYVSTIQNLAILYSKMGDFIKSEEYYLETKYLLDSVKQTNHPDYADLLNNLGSVYYYLKRYNEAESHYLMSIELHEKLFNADRPEFASALENLANLYMKLGEYSKAEPLIEKAKNKIEGAFGKQHLEYTQAIFNLANLYFLKEDFNRCNFYLNELDTLDRALVKMATQHLSENELQKYISIFSRRQNFMFSIAHNISISNEIRNFTENTISQTCYNSILFYKGILSDMVENTKILAALDSSAFEKFNLHRSYLRSLAQQYSKIKSDRDSNYVVDLEMKANALEKDLRRTVQPYQNRFQQLNWKDIQNKLRQNEACIEYIYYNYSLKGLSDSNYYAAMILTKDIAKPYFLPLFEESKLNSFFLTKGENKTDYVNAIYTMQDRGIVNQESNQMPMYELIWKPLEGLLKGINKIYFSPSGLLHRINLNAVPISNEETLADRYQYIELNSTRKLLDDNEIIINNNDAVLYGGINFEKDTTLSKMESTSNDVAMASRSVSEFSFNSIESTLRGGSWAYLLGTEREVNALEKIMQSAKVSVKLVKGFAATEESIKSIGKNKMPSPRMLHIATHGYFFPDPKVNTVFGSLNNQESNVFKTSDHPMMRSGLIMSGGNAAWNKMNSSNDKEDGILTAYEISQMDLSNTELVVLSACETGLGDIQGNEGVYGLQRAFKIAGAKYLIMSLWQVPDKQTSLLMTTFYKKWLVDKLSIPLAFQGAQKELREMGFDPYQWAGFILVE; this is translated from the coding sequence ATGAAAACAAATATTATATTGCTATTTGTGATAATGTGCTTGATTAATTCGGCAAATGGACAAAATATTGATTCAATTGCAATGAATCAAGTGGATAGTTTAATTAAGCTTTGTAAGGTTTATAGAGATAAGCAAGATGGAAAAAGTGCATTTGAAACTATTGTCTTGGCCGAAAGTATCGCACTTGATAAATTTGGAAAAAATTCAAAAGAGTATGGAGCTTGTTGCAATAATCATGCTGTAGTATTAGAGTTATTTAGTAAAGATATAGATGAAACCATAAGATGGTATAAATTAGCAATATCCATTCGTGAAGTTGCACTTGGAAAAAGTCATATTGATTATTGTATAAGTCTCGTCAATTTGGGTACTGTTTATGGAAAAATGAATAATTTTACTTTGGCTGAACCGCTTATTATTGAAGCTAAGAACAATTTAGAGTTATCAAATAATAAAGATCACAAACTTTATACCTTTTGTCTCAATAATTTGGGGATAATTAATATGGAAAACAGAAAGTATGATGTTGCGGAACGCTACTATTTGGAAGCTAAAGACATTAGAGAGAAGCTAAGTGGAAAATTAACAGTTGAATATTGTGGAAATCTTATAAATCTGGCGAAACTCTATTTCAATATGGCTTATTATGAGAAAGCCGAGCCTTTGCTATTAGAAGCAATTCAAATTTTCAAAGTAAATATAAAGACACTTAACCATCCCTTTTATTCCAATTCATTGACGCAGTTGTCATTAATGTATAACAAATTAGGAAAATTTAATAAAGCTGAGCAGCTTTTTCTTGAAAATTTGAGTTTAATTGAAAAAAATATTGGGGTTGATAATGAAAAATATGCAGCAAATTTAAATAACATGGCAATGCTACATATGGATTTGGGTAATTATGAAAAATCGGAAAAATACTTTTTGGAAGCTAAAGCAATTAAACAGAAAATTGTTGGAATTACTACTGTCAATTATGTATCTACGATTCAAAATTTAGCAATCCTTTATTCTAAAATGGGCGATTTTATTAAATCAGAAGAATATTATTTAGAAACTAAATATTTATTAGATTCGGTAAAACAAACAAATCATCCTGATTATGCAGATTTATTAAATAATTTAGGTTCTGTTTATTACTATTTGAAGAGATATAATGAGGCAGAAAGTCATTATTTAATGTCTATTGAGTTGCATGAAAAACTTTTTAATGCTGATCGACCAGAATTTGCCTCTGCATTAGAAAATTTGGCTAATTTATACATGAAGTTGGGTGAATATTCAAAAGCCGAACCATTAATTGAAAAGGCTAAAAATAAAATTGAAGGAGCTTTTGGGAAGCAACATCTGGAATATACTCAGGCAATATTTAATTTGGCTAACTTGTATTTTTTAAAAGAAGATTTTAATAGGTGCAATTTTTATCTTAATGAACTTGATACCTTGGATCGAGCATTAGTGAAGATGGCTACTCAACATCTATCTGAAAATGAACTTCAAAAATATATAAGTATTTTTTCCAGAAGACAAAATTTTATGTTTTCAATTGCTCATAATATTTCTATTAGTAATGAAATTCGAAATTTTACTGAAAATACAATCTCTCAAACATGTTATAATAGTATTTTATTCTATAAAGGAATTTTATCAGATATGGTTGAAAATACTAAAATTTTAGCTGCTTTAGACTCAAGTGCCTTTGAAAAATTTAATTTACATAGATCCTATTTGCGAAGCTTGGCTCAACAATATTCTAAAATAAAATCAGATCGAGATAGCAATTATGTTGTCGATTTAGAAATGAAAGCAAATGCACTTGAGAAAGATTTGAGAAGAACAGTTCAACCTTATCAAAATAGATTCCAACAATTAAATTGGAAAGATATACAAAATAAACTTAGGCAAAATGAAGCCTGCATCGAATATATTTATTACAATTATTCCCTTAAAGGATTATCAGATAGCAATTATTATGCAGCAATGATCCTTACAAAAGATATAGCTAAGCCCTATTTTCTTCCATTGTTTGAAGAAAGTAAATTGAATTCATTTTTTTTAACAAAAGGTGAGAATAAGACAGATTATGTTAATGCGATTTATACTATGCAAGATCGAGGAATAGTTAATCAGGAAAGTAACCAAATGCCAATGTATGAGTTGATCTGGAAGCCATTAGAGGGTCTATTGAAAGGAATAAATAAAATTTATTTTTCGCCTAGTGGATTGCTTCACCGCATTAACTTAAATGCTGTTCCTATTTCAAATGAAGAAACATTAGCTGACCGATATCAATATATTGAGTTGAATAGTACTCGAAAGTTATTGGACGATAACGAAATTATTATAAATAATAATGATGCTGTTTTGTATGGAGGAATTAACTTTGAAAAAGATACGACTTTATCTAAAATGGAATCCACATCGAATGATGTGGCAATGGCTTCTCGATCTGTTTCTGAGTTTTCTTTTAATTCTATTGAATCTACCTTGCGAGGGGGATCATGGGCTTACCTTTTAGGGACTGAAAGAGAAGTGAATGCACTTGAAAAAATTATGCAGAGTGCAAAAGTATCTGTAAAATTAGTTAAGGGATTTGCGGCTACTGAAGAAAGTATTAAAAGTATTGGCAAGAACAAAATGCCTTCACCAAGAATGCTACATATAGCTACTCACGGTTATTTCTTTCCAGATCCAAAAGTTAATACGGTTTTTGGATCTTTAAATAATCAAGAATCGAATGTATTTAAAACCTCAGACCATCCCATGATGAGGTCAGGCTTAATTATGTCTGGAGGAAATGCTGCATGGAATAAAATGAATTCATCTAATGATAAAGAAGATGGAATATTGACGGCTTACGAAATAAGTCAAATGGATCTATCCAATACGGAATTAGTTGTTTTGTCTGCTTGTGAAACAGGATTAGGTGATATCCAAGGAAATGAAGGTGTTTATGGCTTGCAGCGTGCCTTTAAAATTGCTGGTGCCAAGTATTTGATTATGAGTTTATGGCAGGTCCCTGACAAACAAACATCCTTGCTTATGACAACGTTCTATAAAAAATGGCTGGTCGATAAATTATCCATTCCTCTGGCATTTCAAGGTGCTCAAAAGGAATTGCGAGAAATGGGATTCGATCCTTACCAATGGGCAGGGTTTATCCTTGTTGAGTAA
- a CDS encoding sigma-70 family RNA polymerase sigma factor codes for MLNFKLLLNKYNDTDILIEALRLEKTAAIEYILKKVEKNCAYYIKKIGLSDESLPDVLHDGLILLIDKIQSGKFDSAQASPQTYMIGICKNLILNMSRSKKSIKAIELEESMQWFEDEINLSIHFKETSLLVQQMLNDLGMPCSQLIQFKYIDGYSDVEQVEQKLTHFSNLDSLRVSRSQCMKKLVTMSLKYKSIYENGRY; via the coding sequence ATGTTGAATTTCAAATTATTGCTAAATAAGTATAATGATACAGATATACTTATTGAGGCCTTAAGACTTGAAAAGACTGCAGCAATTGAATATATTTTGAAGAAAGTTGAAAAAAATTGTGCTTACTATATAAAAAAAATCGGTTTAAGTGATGAAAGTTTACCAGATGTATTGCATGATGGTTTGATATTGCTTATTGACAAAATTCAGTCAGGTAAATTTGACTCCGCCCAAGCTTCGCCTCAAACTTATATGATTGGAATATGTAAAAACCTTATATTAAACATGTCCAGGTCAAAGAAATCAATAAAAGCTATAGAACTTGAAGAATCCATGCAATGGTTTGAGGATGAAATCAACTTAAGTATTCATTTTAAGGAAACGAGTTTATTGGTTCAACAGATGCTCAATGATTTAGGGATGCCATGTTCTCAACTGATTCAATTTAAGTACATTGATGGTTATAGTGATGTTGAACAAGTGGAACAAAAATTAACCCATTTTTCAAATTTAGATTCTCTGAGAGTTAGCCGCAGCCAATGTATGAAAAAACTCGTAACGATGTCTTTAAAATATAAATCAATATATGAAAATGGAAGATATTGA